In Coleofasciculus sp. FACHB-1120, the following proteins share a genomic window:
- a CDS encoding DUF4158 domain-containing protein, with product MKRQWTPEELVEQFTLLLDEVALLETKVGANQLGYAVWLKFFQHEARFPRSRQEIPKAVISYLAAQLDLSPRLLQDYSHQGRSGARHRIEIREFFGFQESTLKDAEAMKDWLSQQTGSDI from the coding sequence ATGAAGCGGCAGTGGACACCTGAAGAGTTAGTTGAACAATTCACGCTACTGTTGGATGAAGTGGCATTACTGGAAACAAAAGTGGGGGCAAACCAACTGGGGTATGCCGTGTGGCTCAAGTTCTTCCAGCATGAAGCTCGCTTTCCTCGCAGTCGTCAAGAGATTCCGAAAGCGGTCATTTCCTACCTGGCAGCCCAACTCGACCTCTCGCCCAGACTGCTACAAGACTACAGCCATCAAGGACGCAGCGGCGCTCGTCATCGCATTGAAATTCGAGAATTCTTCGGATTCCAAGAGTCCACCTTGAAAGATGCTGAAGCCATGAAAGATTGGTTGTCTCAACAAACAGGTTCTGATATATGA